From Thermococcus barophilus MP:
GAAATGATATTTAACCTTTTAGCTCAAAGTTTTAAAAGGAGCGTCTGTAAATTAAAGCTGGGAGGTGGAAAAATGGAGCCAAGACCAATGATACTTGATGACAACCCAGAAATCATGCCCGGTGGAGAAGATGACGTTGGAGAAGAGGCTGAAACTGTGGAGCAGTTCTTTGCAAAGAGCCAGGGGAACACACTGTATTTCTCATACGCAACAACCCATGCAAAGATAACCATTGGAATCAGCCACGATAGCGCAACTCTTGAAGAGATGGTAAAAGCTGCGAAAGAGCTGATAAATGAGTTTAGAAAGAAAAAAGAGTAACTTTACGTCTCTTTTTTCCTGTAGAGAGTTAACGACACAGAGTTGTTCTTAAATTTTATCTCTGCTCTGTCTGTCATCATGCCAATAACTGAAAGCTCCGTGTCTTCTTCAACTTCCCCAACAAGCGTCCAGTAGTACTCACTTATTTCATCATGTTTTGGCAGGGATAGAAGCTTGGTAAGCTCCTTTACGAGGGGATCGTCCCTGTTTATCCTGTCAACATGCAAGTGTATTCTAAAGGCATCACCTTCATCCTCAATGTGAATGCTCAGCTTTTTTGCCCCATGACGGAGGCAGAACGTTACCAGCTCATCAACGATTTTTGCTATCTTTTTGGGTTCCTCATCCATTTTTATGCCTCCTTTCCGAATGCTCTAAGTATCGGAACGAGAATTGTGGCAACTATACCTCCAGAAAACCCGTTGTTGTATAGGTTTATCCCCCCGTGGAGATAACCCACGTTAAGGACTACAAACATGTGCAGCATTCCCGCAGCTATCCCTGCCAAAGCTCCAAAAGATCCGGCTATTGGTGCAAGCGTTGTTCCAAAGAGTGCGGTTATTGCCAACACCGTTGGATGGATGTTTTTGAATATCAGGATTTCTCCAAGGAAAATGCCAAGAATGACTGGAAGCGAGTTGAGTGGATGCTTTCCGAACGCTGAAAAGCCAACAAGGGTTAGAAGGCCAGCCACAACAGGACCGTTAACTGGGCTTTTCGCTAATGCAACCACAGCCAAACCCATCAGCCCCATGATCCCCATATTGATCAGTGAAACCTCAAAACCTTCAAGCTGAACAAAATCTGTGACAATTCTTCCGTTGAGTTTCATTATCCTCCTGTATCCCCTAAGACTTCTGCCGTTTAGGTAAACTCCTAAGAACAGGAGAAATAAAAAGAATGCGCTGAGGAGGATCTTCAGCTCAAGGTCGTATTCACTGCTCAATATAAACTGCTTTTCTGGTTCAATTCCCAGACCCCTCTTCACTGCCATTAATACTCCCCCAAGAAGCCCGCCGGTAAAGCCTATGTTGTACAAGTTGTATCCATCGTGAACCCTGAGCATGTGGGCTGAGAGAGGTGGCATTATGAAACCCACAATTACTCCGCCAAGAAATCCAGCAATGAACCCAAATTTACCCAAGGAGGGGCTTATGAGGAGCTCGGTTACAAGGGGCGCAAGTGTTGTGGCGAACATCATGATCAGAATGACGCTCTTGAAGGATGTTCCTTTGTATCGGGTGTATAGGTAGCCACCAACGTATATCGGCCAGACATTTATTATGTTCTTCCCCATAAAGGCGAACCCAGCTATTGTCAGTACCGCCGCAATTATTGGGCCTGTGGGCTCGATTTTGAGTCGATAAAGTAGATATACGTTGGCTAAAGTTAGGAGGGCTGAATTTATCAGCGTTGCACCTATGCCGCCGACCGCCAAGTAGTCCACAAGGAGCACATCAGAATGGAGGACTATGGCTTTGAGACCTTTAATCATGTTTTCTGGGGTGTCAAGCAAAAATGCAGCAACGATCATTAGAAGCGGAAGGGTTAAAAGAATGTAAAATCTGAGAGATAGCCTATTCATTGAAGTGTTTCCTCCTATGAGTTGTGGAGATGGTAATTCAGTTGTTCAGCTATTTAAACGTTTATCCTCTTCCAAATTGTGCCCTGTGGAGTGTCTTCAAGCTGTATGCCGAGCTCTCTAAGCTCCGCTCTAATTTTATCCGCCAAAGCGTAGTTTTTCTGCTTTCTCAACTCAGCTCTAACTTGGATTAACAACTCAATCAGTTCTTCTTCTTTTGTCTCCTTTGTCTCTTTGAAGTATTCCTCAAAGATTCCAAAGACTTCACCGACCATCTTGAAAAACTCAAGGGCTTTTCTCAGGACGCTTTCCTTTGGCTTTTCCACTTTTGCTAAGTACTTGTTCACAGCGTTTGCCACTTCAAATATCGGCTTCATGGCTTCAGCTGTGTTAAAGTCATCGTCCATTGCCTCATAGAACTTCCTCTTAGCTTCTCTAATTACTTCATAGAGCTCAAACTCCTCTTTGCTCCACTTAAATGGTATCTCAGCTTTTTCAAGGGCAATTCTGATGTTTTCAATTGTGTTGTAAAGCTTTTCAAGGTTGTTCTTTGCGTGCTGTATCCCTTCTTCTGTATAGTCAAGAGGTGAGCGGTAGTGCTTCTGCAGGACAAAGAACCTTATAACCTCCGGGGAGTATCTCTGCAAAAGCTCCCTTATCGTGACAAAGTTTCCTAAGCTTTTGCTCATCTTCTCTCCTTTTACCATGACGAAACCTGTATGGAGCCAGTACCTAACCCATTCCTTACCCGTGCATGCCTCCGTCTGTGCTATCTCGTTTTCATGGTGAGGGAATATTAGGTCATTTCCGCCGCCATGAATGTCAAACTGCTCTCCCAGATACTTGGTGCTCATTGTTGAACACTCAATGTGCCATCCCGGTCTTCCCTCGCCCCATGGCGAATCCCACTTTGGTTCTCCGGGCTTGGCTTTCTTCCAGAGGGCAAAATCCTCTGGATTCCTCTTCCCTTCACCGGGCTCAACCCTTGCTCCTTTTCTGAGCTCTTCAAGCTTTATTCCGCTGAGCTTTCCGTAGTCCCTGAACCTCTGAACCTCGAAGTAAACGCCGTCAGAGCCTTCGTAGGCGTAGCCCTTCTCTTCCAGCTTCTTCACGAAGTCTATGATGTCCTCGATGTGCTCTGTAACTCTTGGATAAATATCAGCCGGCTTAACTTTCAACGCCTTCATGTCCTCGAGGAAATACTTCAGGAATTTCTCAGCCAATTCCTTTGGATCTTCACCAGTCTCCTGAGCTCTTCTGATGATTTTGTCATCTATATCTGTAAAGTTCATGACCATCAAAACAGTGTAGCCCTTATGCTCCAGATAACGCCTTATGACATCAAAAGCAATGTACGTCCTTGCATGTCCTAAATGAGTGTAATCGTAAACGGTTGGGCCGCAAACGTACATCCTGACTTCTCCTTCTCTCAGAGGTTTGAACTCCTCCTTCTGCTTTGTAAGAGTATTGTACACTTTCACCTCTATCACCTGAAGAAGATTTTTGCTTGGGTTTTATTAGACTATCGTTGGTGGCAATCATCTGCGTTTTAGGAATAGAGAGACAGAGATAACCACCAGCAATATCAGGAGAAGTGAGGTAAGTTTTGGAATCTCCGATTTGCTGTTCTGAACGGTGTGATTTGTGAGAGGGGAACTGGTAAGATTTGTACTGTGTATGGAGGTTGAAAATGTTTCAGAAATGAGATTTGGGCTCAATGTTTTT
This genomic window contains:
- a CDS encoding DUF1576 domain-containing protein, with protein sequence MIVAAFLLDTPENMIKGLKAIVLHSDVLLVDYLAVGGIGATLINSALLTLANVYLLYRLKIEPTGPIIAAVLTIAGFAFMGKNIINVWPIYVGGYLYTRYKGTSFKSVILIMMFATTLAPLVTELLISPSLGKFGFIAGFLGGVIVGFIMPPLSAHMLRVHDGYNLYNIGFTGGLLGGVLMAVKRGLGIEPEKQFILSSEYDLELKILLSAFFLFLLFLGVYLNGRSLRGYRRIMKLNGRIVTDFVQLEGFEVSLINMGIMGLMGLAVVALAKSPVNGPVVAGLLTLVGFSAFGKHPLNSLPVILGIFLGEILIFKNIHPTVLAITALFGTTLAPIAGSFGALAGIAAGMLHMFVVLNVGYLHGGINLYNNGFSGGIVATILVPILRAFGKEA
- the cysS gene encoding cysteine--tRNA ligase → MEVKVYNTLTKQKEEFKPLREGEVRMYVCGPTVYDYTHLGHARTYIAFDVIRRYLEHKGYTVLMVMNFTDIDDKIIRRAQETGEDPKELAEKFLKYFLEDMKALKVKPADIYPRVTEHIEDIIDFVKKLEEKGYAYEGSDGVYFEVQRFRDYGKLSGIKLEELRKGARVEPGEGKRNPEDFALWKKAKPGEPKWDSPWGEGRPGWHIECSTMSTKYLGEQFDIHGGGNDLIFPHHENEIAQTEACTGKEWVRYWLHTGFVMVKGEKMSKSLGNFVTIRELLQRYSPEVIRFFVLQKHYRSPLDYTEEGIQHAKNNLEKLYNTIENIRIALEKAEIPFKWSKEEFELYEVIREAKRKFYEAMDDDFNTAEAMKPIFEVANAVNKYLAKVEKPKESVLRKALEFFKMVGEVFGIFEEYFKETKETKEEELIELLIQVRAELRKQKNYALADKIRAELRELGIQLEDTPQGTIWKRINV